The following are encoded in a window of Salinigranum halophilum genomic DNA:
- the cbiB gene encoding adenosylcobinamide-phosphate synthase CbiB: MPATATAAVGFAALLDRLVAEPPGRIHPVALFGRVVAPLDRTWAHPSLVGVGVALGLPLLASGVVFGVVSALAPVPPLAALAAGLVLFSTVSLRMLLDEARDVVSLTTEDLPAARTRLLSLAGRDAASLSAPEVRSAAVESLAENLADGFVAPLLAFTLVAPVSLAGGAAAATWVKAVNTLDSMLGYPHKPHGTASARLDDLTMWLPARVTAVLLALSARDLRALSRAREQTSNPPSPNSGWPMATLAAGLSLRLEKPGVYVLDFGAPPSASDARRARTLVGRTGWLALVISGVVVWF; encoded by the coding sequence ATGCCCGCCACCGCGACCGCCGCCGTCGGGTTCGCGGCGCTCCTGGACCGCCTCGTCGCCGAACCGCCCGGGCGAATCCACCCCGTCGCGCTGTTCGGCCGGGTCGTCGCACCTCTCGACAGGACCTGGGCGCATCCATCGCTCGTCGGTGTCGGCGTCGCGCTCGGTCTCCCGCTCCTCGCGAGTGGCGTCGTCTTCGGCGTCGTCTCGGCGCTCGCGCCCGTCCCGCCGCTCGCCGCGCTCGCCGCCGGACTCGTGCTCTTCTCGACGGTCAGTCTCCGTATGCTCCTCGACGAGGCCCGGGACGTCGTCTCTCTCACGACCGAGGACCTCCCCGCCGCTCGGACGCGACTCCTGTCGCTCGCCGGCCGCGACGCGGCGTCGCTCTCTGCCCCCGAGGTTCGAAGCGCCGCGGTCGAGAGCCTCGCCGAGAACCTCGCCGACGGGTTCGTCGCCCCGCTCCTCGCGTTCACGCTCGTCGCGCCCGTCTCACTCGCTGGCGGCGCGGCCGCCGCGACGTGGGTCAAGGCGGTCAACACGCTCGACTCCATGCTCGGCTATCCACACAAGCCACACGGGACCGCGAGCGCCCGCCTCGACGACCTGACGATGTGGCTCCCCGCCAGAGTCACCGCCGTTCTCCTCGCCCTGAGCGCCCGCGACCTCCGCGCGCTCTCGCGTGCGCGCGAACAGACGTCGAATCCACCCTCTCCCAACTCCGGATGGCCGATGGCGACGCTCGCGGCCGGCCTCTCCCTCCGACTCGAGAAGCCCGGCGTCTACGTCCTCGACTTCGGCGCGCCGCCGAGTGCGAGCGACGCACGGCGCGCACGGACGCTCGTCGGCCGCACCGGGTGGCTCGCGCTCGTCATCTCGGGGGTGGTCGTGTGGTTCTGA
- a CDS encoding HAD family hydrolase has translation MAVSFDLFGTLVDVDIPSDPAAVVADELRARDVSVPDDFAAAYREPHIDAPEGAEVPLPAHVSAALQSRGVSVTQNAARRAVIAAFDPTVRTREGAVEAVEAARDRGPVGVLSNCSVPELVGRTFVRSAFDYREFDSVVTSVGCGWRKPAPQAFEVVADGLGVAVEALVHVGDSPATDGGIEALGGTFVDVTDVSLAEFPTWLVDHANGER, from the coding sequence GTGGCAGTCTCGTTCGATCTCTTCGGTACGCTCGTCGACGTCGACATCCCGTCTGACCCCGCGGCGGTCGTCGCCGACGAACTCCGCGCCCGTGACGTCTCCGTCCCCGACGACTTCGCCGCCGCCTACCGCGAACCGCACATCGACGCGCCCGAGGGTGCCGAAGTCCCCCTGCCGGCACACGTCAGTGCCGCCCTTCAGTCCCGGGGCGTCTCGGTCACCCAGAACGCCGCCCGTCGAGCGGTCATCGCCGCTTTCGACCCCACCGTCCGCACCCGCGAGGGGGCGGTCGAGGCCGTCGAGGCCGCCCGCGACCGCGGACCCGTCGGCGTCCTCTCGAACTGTAGCGTCCCCGAACTCGTCGGTCGGACCTTCGTCCGCTCGGCGTTCGACTACCGCGAGTTCGACAGCGTCGTCACCAGCGTCGGGTGCGGCTGGCGCAAGCCCGCCCCACAGGCGTTCGAGGTCGTCGCCGACGGCCTCGGCGTCGCGGTGGAGGCGCTCGTCCACGTCGGCGACTCACCCGCGACTGACGGAGGAATCGAGGCGCTCGGGGGGACGTTCGTCGACGTGACCGACGTCTCGCTCGCCGAGTTTCCGACGTGGCTCGTCGACCACGCGAACGGGGAGCGCTAG
- a CDS encoding aldo/keto reductase codes for MQTRQLGPYEVSEVGLGTWNIGSDWGEVSDEEGRAAVRAALDAGISFIDTADVYGDGRSEKHIAHVLDERDASDVVVATKAGRRLDPHVAADYDYDHLSSFVDRSRENLAVDSLDLVQLHCPPTDAYYQPETFDALARLKAEGRVDTYGVSVERCEEALKAIEYPGVETVQIIFNPFRQRPAELFFREARRRDVGVIVRVPLASGLLTGALSRDSTFPEDDHRNYNREGDAFDVGETFSGVPFETGLDAVDALERAVPDELTLAQFTLRWILDHDAVSAVIPGSTSPDHIHENVAASEADPLSNEQHGIVADVYDEYVRDHVHHRW; via the coding sequence ATGCAGACACGTCAACTCGGTCCGTACGAGGTGAGCGAGGTCGGACTCGGCACGTGGAACATCGGGTCGGACTGGGGCGAGGTGTCCGACGAGGAGGGTCGCGCGGCCGTCAGAGCCGCCCTCGACGCCGGCATCTCCTTCATCGACACGGCCGACGTCTACGGCGACGGGCGGAGTGAGAAACACATCGCGCACGTGCTGGACGAACGCGACGCGTCCGACGTCGTCGTCGCGACCAAGGCGGGCCGACGGCTCGACCCCCACGTCGCGGCGGATTACGACTACGACCACCTCTCGTCGTTCGTCGACCGTTCCCGCGAGAACCTCGCGGTGGACAGTCTCGACCTCGTCCAGTTGCACTGTCCGCCCACCGACGCGTACTACCAGCCCGAGACGTTCGACGCGCTCGCACGTCTGAAAGCGGAGGGACGCGTCGACACCTACGGCGTCAGCGTCGAACGTTGCGAGGAGGCGCTGAAGGCCATCGAGTACCCCGGCGTCGAGACGGTCCAGATCATCTTCAACCCGTTCCGCCAGCGCCCCGCAGAACTGTTCTTCCGCGAGGCACGTCGGAGAGATGTCGGCGTCATCGTCCGGGTGCCGCTCGCTTCTGGTCTCCTCACCGGGGCCCTGTCACGAGACTCGACGTTCCCCGAAGACGACCACCGCAACTACAACCGCGAGGGCGACGCGTTCGACGTCGGGGAGACTTTCTCGGGCGTTCCGTTTGAGACGGGCCTCGACGCGGTCGACGCGCTCGAACGCGCCGTCCCCGACGAGTTGACGCTCGCGCAGTTCACCCTCCGGTGGATCCTCGACCACGACGCCGTGAGCGCGGTCATCCCCGGCTCGACGAGCCCCGACCACATCCACGAGAACGTCGCCGCCAGCGAAGCCGACCCCCTCTCGAACGAACAGCACGGCATCGTCGCCGACGTCTACGACGAGTACGTGCGCGACCACGTTCACCACCGCTGGTAA
- a CDS encoding double zinc ribbon domain-containing protein, translating to MSKITFRADDDLVRRLEEFDSSKSEVMREALRAYLDGTGRETETTASASVGDSIDDALTARVDALIDERLDERLRAREPASGAQDVNVNITVEGAAGTRETAVSDDDREADRRKTPDAYTGDDVQTAVESCDQCGENISPDHVYCPNCGELATQPTCGECGDELRSDWAFCPGCGRRTPAADVLDQP from the coding sequence ATGAGCAAGATCACGTTCCGTGCCGACGACGACCTCGTCCGACGCCTCGAGGAGTTCGACTCCTCGAAGAGCGAGGTCATGCGCGAGGCGCTCCGTGCGTACCTCGACGGCACAGGGCGTGAGACGGAGACGACGGCGTCGGCGTCGGTGGGAGACAGCATCGACGACGCGCTCACAGCGCGGGTCGACGCGCTGATCGACGAACGCCTCGACGAGCGTTTACGCGCGAGAGAGCCCGCGAGCGGCGCGCAAGACGTCAACGTCAACATCACCGTCGAGGGCGCAGCGGGGACGCGTGAGACGGCGGTGTCCGACGACGACCGCGAGGCGGACCGTCGTAAGACACCGGACGCATACACCGGGGACGACGTGCAAACGGCGGTCGAGTCGTGTGACCAGTGTGGCGAAAACATCTCTCCGGACCACGTTTACTGCCCGAACTGCGGCGAATTAGCGACCCAGCCGACGTGTGGCGAGTGCGGCGACGAGCTCCGGTCTGACTGGGCGTTCTGCCCCGGTTGCGGCCGACGAACACCCGCAGCGGACGTTCTCGACCAGCCGTAA
- a CDS encoding ribbon-helix-helix domain-containing protein: protein MERVTLRIPKEQIEKVERMVETGEFPNRSEAIRAAVREMINEQGETRESASGKRTWARV from the coding sequence ATGGAGCGTGTGACACTACGGATTCCGAAGGAGCAGATCGAAAAGGTCGAGCGAATGGTCGAGACGGGAGAGTTCCCGAACCGGAGCGAAGCGATCCGGGCTGCCGTTCGCGAGATGATTAACGAACAAGGCGAGACCCGCGAGTCGGCGTCGGGTAAGCGCACCTGGGCGAGAGTGTAA
- the ftsZ gene encoding cell division protein FtsZ, which produces MQDIVQEAMQRDEAERKAQAESNGDDTFGDPRIVIVGCGGAGNNTINRLYNIGVDGAETVAINTDKQHLKMIEADTKILVGKSLTQGLGAGGDPSMGERATEMAQGTVKEVLGNADLVFVTAGMGGGTGTGAAPVVSKIAKEQGAIVVGMVSTPFNVERARTVKAEEGLEKLRNEADSIIVLDNNRLLDYVPNLPIGKAFSVMDQIIAETVKGISETITQPSLINLDYADMSTIMNQGGVAVMLVGETQDKNKTQEVVNDAMNHPLLDVDYRGASGGLVHITGGPDLTLKEAEGIANNITERLEASANVIWGARIQDEYKGKVRVMAIMTGVQSAQVLGPTTQKQADRSRQSIEAQSAGQSNDQQFDARQNAQAGWQSDGGRDELEKNNGLDVIR; this is translated from the coding sequence ATGCAGGACATCGTTCAGGAAGCGATGCAGCGCGACGAGGCCGAGCGCAAAGCGCAGGCCGAATCGAACGGCGACGACACGTTCGGTGACCCGCGAATCGTCATCGTCGGCTGTGGTGGTGCCGGGAACAACACCATCAACCGGCTGTACAACATCGGCGTCGACGGGGCCGAGACGGTCGCCATCAACACCGACAAACAGCATCTGAAGATGATCGAAGCCGACACCAAGATCCTCGTGGGCAAGTCGCTCACGCAGGGGCTCGGTGCCGGCGGCGACCCCTCGATGGGCGAGCGCGCCACGGAGATGGCGCAGGGCACCGTCAAGGAAGTCCTCGGCAACGCGGACCTCGTGTTCGTGACGGCCGGGATGGGTGGCGGCACCGGGACCGGTGCGGCCCCCGTCGTCTCGAAGATCGCCAAAGAGCAGGGTGCGATCGTCGTCGGCATGGTGTCGACGCCGTTCAACGTCGAGCGCGCCCGCACGGTGAAAGCCGAGGAGGGACTGGAGAAACTCCGCAACGAGGCGGACTCCATCATCGTCCTCGACAACAACCGCTTGCTCGATTACGTCCCGAACCTGCCCATCGGCAAGGCGTTCTCGGTGATGGACCAGATCATCGCCGAGACCGTCAAGGGCATCTCCGAGACCATCACCCAGCCCTCGCTCATCAACCTGGACTACGCGGACATGTCCACCATCATGAACCAGGGCGGCGTCGCGGTGATGCTCGTCGGCGAGACACAGGACAAGAACAAGACCCAGGAAGTGGTGAACGACGCGATGAACCACCCGCTCTTGGACGTCGACTACCGCGGCGCGTCCGGTGGTCTCGTCCACATCACGGGCGGCCCCGACCTCACACTCAAAGAGGCCGAGGGCATCGCGAACAACATCACCGAGCGACTCGAAGCGAGTGCGAACGTCATCTGGGGCGCGCGCATCCAGGACGAGTACAAGGGCAAGGTCCGCGTCATGGCCATCATGACCGGCGTCCAGTCCGCGCAGGTGCTCGGCCCGACGACACAGAAGCAGGCCGACCGCTCGCGACAGAGCATCGAGGCGCAGTCCGCGGGCCAGTCGAACGACCAGCAGTTCGACGCCCGCCAGAACGCCCAGGCCGGCTGGCAGTCCGACGGCGGCCGCGACGAACTCGAGAAGAACAACGGCCTCGACGTCATCCGCTGA
- the ncsA gene encoding tRNA 2-thiolation protein NcsA yields the protein MECDKCGREAVMHAAYSGLHLCKTHLCVSVEKRVRRRIREDGLLSAAATPDDPETWVVGLSGGKDSVVLTHILAETFGKDPRIDLVALSIHEGIEGYRDASLDASEELTRELDIRHEVVTYAEEFGLRMDQVAEDDPEGMAPCAYCGVFRRDILERYAADLGADKLLTGHNLDDEAQTALMNFFSGDVKQMAKHFDASLGPFPDRAETDRFVPRAKPLRDVPEKEVALYAHLMDLPAHITECPHASEAYRGEIQQLLLEMEESHPGTRHSILSGYEELAELAALRHRENGDDDSEFGECDRCGAPTARDICRKCYLVEAVTEA from the coding sequence ATGGAGTGCGACAAGTGCGGTCGCGAGGCGGTCATGCACGCGGCCTACTCCGGGTTACACCTCTGTAAGACCCACCTCTGTGTCTCGGTCGAAAAGCGCGTCCGCCGGCGGATTCGCGAGGACGGCCTGCTCTCGGCGGCGGCGACGCCCGACGACCCCGAGACGTGGGTCGTCGGTCTCTCGGGCGGAAAGGACTCGGTGGTCCTCACTCACATCCTCGCCGAGACGTTCGGCAAGGACCCTCGCATCGACCTCGTCGCCCTCTCGATTCACGAGGGGATCGAAGGCTACCGCGACGCCTCCCTCGACGCGAGCGAGGAACTCACCAGGGAGTTAGACATCCGCCACGAGGTCGTCACCTACGCCGAGGAGTTCGGCCTCCGCATGGACCAGGTCGCCGAGGACGACCCCGAGGGGATGGCCCCGTGTGCGTACTGCGGCGTCTTCCGACGGGATATCCTCGAACGGTACGCCGCCGACCTCGGAGCGGACAAACTGCTCACCGGCCACAACCTCGACGACGAGGCCCAGACCGCACTGATGAACTTCTTCTCCGGGGACGTAAAGCAGATGGCCAAGCACTTCGATGCCTCCCTCGGCCCGTTCCCCGACCGCGCGGAGACAGACCGGTTCGTTCCGCGCGCGAAACCGCTCCGCGACGTCCCCGAGAAAGAAGTCGCCCTCTACGCACACCTCATGGACCTCCCCGCACACATCACCGAGTGTCCCCACGCAAGCGAGGCCTACCGCGGCGAGATTCAACAGCTCCTCTTGGAGATGGAAGAGTCCCACCCCGGAACGCGCCACTCCATCCTCTCGGGGTACGAGGAACTCGCCGAACTCGCGGCGCTGCGGCACCGCGAGAACGGGGACGACGACAGCGAGTTCGGCGAGTGTGACCGCTGTGGTGCGCCGACGGCACGCGACATCTGTCGGAAGTGCTATCTCGTCGAGGCGGTCACCGAGGCCTGA
- a CDS encoding DUF7095 family protein has protein sequence MDRDVALDYVEQILETVETEEMAVPVREVWVYGDVALGLDPIDRLDVYVTKDMLMRGDRSRADEFESDYGVKGVGSSVRTTWADAFPEYLRTSDNGYAAPEKCLAAHLLDGLDGEIHLEVCNASFDQNVTQRLKGAVAREAYEEILDPRGVQLWVDGRRDEEALSKVRAGSLAFPTLPAALEMLGLDEDQAREASDALCEHRTAQSGTTVRGDVV, from the coding sequence ATGGACCGAGACGTCGCTCTCGACTACGTGGAGCAGATACTCGAGACGGTCGAGACCGAGGAGATGGCGGTACCCGTCCGCGAGGTGTGGGTGTACGGCGACGTCGCCCTCGGTCTCGATCCGATCGACCGACTCGACGTCTACGTGACGAAGGACATGCTCATGCGCGGTGACCGCTCTCGGGCCGACGAGTTCGAGTCCGACTACGGCGTCAAGGGCGTCGGCTCCTCGGTCAGGACGACGTGGGCCGACGCCTTCCCCGAGTACCTCCGGACGAGTGACAACGGCTACGCCGCCCCCGAGAAGTGTCTCGCCGCGCACCTCCTGGACGGATTGGACGGCGAGATCCACCTGGAGGTGTGTAACGCGAGCTTCGACCAGAACGTCACCCAGCGGCTGAAGGGCGCGGTGGCCCGCGAGGCGTACGAGGAGATACTCGACCCCCGCGGCGTCCAGTTATGGGTCGACGGCCGACGCGACGAAGAGGCGCTCTCGAAGGTGCGAGCAGGGAGCCTCGCGTTCCCGACGCTCCCAGCCGCACTGGAGATGCTCGGCCTCGACGAGGACCAGGCGAGAGAAGCGAGCGACGCGCTCTGCGAGCACCGCACCGCGCAGTCGGGGACGACCGTCCGGGGCGACGTGGTCTGA
- a CDS encoding zinc ribbon domain-containing protein, whose protein sequence is MSPPAHRADDDSGCPKCGHTETELDDIATSGTGLSKMFDIQNRTFTVVTCTNCGYSELYRGESSGNLVDLFLG, encoded by the coding sequence ATGAGCCCTCCAGCACATCGCGCAGACGACGACTCGGGCTGTCCGAAGTGCGGTCACACGGAGACCGAACTCGACGACATCGCCACCTCCGGAACCGGCCTGTCGAAGATGTTCGACATCCAGAACCGGACGTTCACCGTCGTCACGTGTACGAACTGCGGCTACTCCGAGCTGTACCGTGGCGAGTCGAGCGGGAACCTCGTCGACCTGTTCTTGGGGTGA
- a CDS encoding class I SAM-dependent methyltransferase yields the protein MRRFTAEYLRRTREGMWDGSRAALSALALPTRTRILDVGAGTGELSRVLAAESDAEVVCLDADPRLLGVARDETGLPVVAGDATRLPFETDAFDLVVCQALLVNLPTPADALCEFARVSSDSVAAVEPDNAAVGVDSTVEREVELERRVRSAYLDGVATDVALGDTLPALFERCGLRDVRTSRYHHDKRVEPPYDAGDVEDAKRKATGEGLDAHETELRRVLSADAYDALRREWRSMGRTVAEQMHAEEYRRAEVVPFDVVVGRVAER from the coding sequence GTGCGCAGGTTCACTGCCGAGTACCTCCGACGGACGCGTGAGGGGATGTGGGACGGGTCGCGCGCGGCCCTCTCAGCGCTGGCGCTCCCGACCCGGACGCGCATCCTCGACGTCGGTGCGGGGACGGGAGAGCTCTCTCGGGTCCTCGCGGCGGAGTCCGACGCCGAGGTCGTCTGCCTCGACGCCGACCCTCGCCTGCTCGGTGTCGCCCGCGACGAAACCGGTCTCCCGGTCGTCGCGGGCGACGCCACGCGACTCCCCTTCGAGACCGACGCGTTCGACCTCGTCGTCTGTCAGGCACTGCTGGTGAACCTCCCGACGCCCGCCGACGCGCTCTGTGAGTTCGCCCGTGTCTCCTCGGACTCCGTCGCCGCCGTCGAACCCGACAACGCCGCCGTCGGCGTCGACTCCACCGTCGAACGCGAGGTCGAACTCGAACGGCGCGTGCGGTCGGCGTATCTGGACGGGGTCGCGACCGACGTCGCCCTCGGCGACACGCTCCCCGCGCTGTTCGAGCGGTGTGGCCTCCGCGACGTTCGGACCAGTCGGTACCACCACGACAAACGCGTCGAACCGCCCTACGACGCGGGCGACGTCGAGGACGCGAAACGCAAGGCGACGGGCGAAGGGCTCGACGCCCACGAGACCGAACTCCGCCGGGTGCTCTCTGCGGACGCGTACGATGCGCTCCGCCGGGAGTGGCGGTCGATGGGACGAACCGTCGCCGAGCAGATGCACGCCGAGGAGTACCGCCGTGCCGAGGTGGTCCCGTTCGACGTCGTCGTCGGTCGGGTGGCGGAGCGATAG
- a CDS encoding deoxyribonuclease IV produces MRVGAHVSISKSPRPNDDEKPPYGDLRNAVHRQVTFGGNCGQIFTHSPQVWQDPDIDADEAEKFRTATADQLDGPWVIHSSYLVNLCTPKDGLRQKSLDSMQKEVDAASQLGIEYVNVHLGAHTGAGVEGGLDNAVSVLDDLSIPDEVTVLLESDAGSGTKLGGDFEHLAYVLRESEQDLDVCVDTAHAFAAGYDLSSADAVDDAVAEFDDVVGLEHLACIHLNDSKHACGTNKDEHAHIGEGHIGVEGMRRIVSHPDLVDVPLVLETPTEDGRGFAWNIERVRELAAEAAEV; encoded by the coding sequence ATGCGAGTAGGCGCCCACGTCTCTATCTCCAAGAGCCCCCGGCCGAACGACGACGAGAAACCCCCGTACGGCGACCTCCGCAACGCCGTCCACCGGCAGGTCACGTTCGGCGGCAACTGCGGACAGATATTCACCCACTCACCACAGGTCTGGCAGGACCCTGACATCGACGCCGACGAGGCCGAGAAGTTCCGGACCGCCACGGCGGACCAGCTCGATGGGCCGTGGGTCATCCACTCGTCGTACCTCGTGAACCTCTGCACGCCGAAAGACGGCCTCCGGCAGAAGTCTCTCGACTCGATGCAGAAGGAGGTCGACGCTGCCTCGCAACTCGGCATCGAGTACGTGAACGTCCACCTCGGTGCCCACACGGGCGCGGGGGTCGAAGGGGGACTCGACAACGCCGTGAGCGTCCTCGACGACCTCTCGATTCCCGACGAGGTCACCGTCCTCCTCGAGAGCGACGCGGGGTCGGGCACGAAACTCGGCGGCGACTTCGAGCACCTCGCGTACGTCCTCCGGGAGTCGGAACAGGACCTCGACGTCTGCGTCGACACCGCCCACGCGTTCGCCGCGGGTTACGACCTCTCGAGCGCCGATGCCGTCGACGACGCCGTCGCGGAGTTCGACGACGTGGTCGGTCTCGAGCATCTCGCGTGCATCCACCTCAACGACTCCAAGCACGCCTGCGGGACGAACAAGGACGAACACGCCCACATCGGCGAGGGGCACATCGGCGTCGAAGGGATGCGTCGCATCGTCAGCCACCCCGACCTGGTGGACGTCCCGCTCGTCCTCGAGACGCCGACCGAAGACGGCCGCGGCTTCGCGTGGAACATCGAGCGCGTGCGCGAACTCGCGGCCGAGGCCGCCGAGGTCTGA
- a CDS encoding lipoate--protein ligase family protein: MDTSPPADREWRLIREESRPGPMQMALDEVAAETAADGGPRTVRLYRWEPSCLSLGYHQDPTTVDWEWCAREGVDVTRRPTGGGGIYHDSFGDISYSITAPRAELPGNLMDCYHYLLDPVLDAFAAVGVPVDFVDQEVPALYDPACYLRALNPAHDLVVSGTGRKVSGNAQYRQRDAVVQHGSVTFSTRPDSHLASFVDSGVTTAAFTERVTGLDEHTDAARAEVVTAFEDELAAWCDASEGSWTDDELALARERVEDKYAADEWVRRQSRARS; encoded by the coding sequence ATGGACACATCCCCGCCCGCCGACCGCGAGTGGCGGCTCATCCGCGAGGAGTCGCGGCCCGGACCGATGCAGATGGCGCTCGACGAGGTCGCCGCGGAGACGGCCGCCGACGGCGGCCCCCGAACCGTTCGGCTCTACCGCTGGGAGCCGTCGTGTCTCTCGCTCGGGTACCACCAGGACCCGACGACCGTCGACTGGGAGTGGTGCGCCCGCGAGGGAGTGGACGTCACCCGCCGGCCGACCGGTGGCGGCGGCATCTACCACGACTCGTTCGGCGACATCTCCTACTCCATCACGGCTCCCCGCGCGGAACTCCCCGGAAACCTCATGGACTGTTACCACTATCTGCTCGACCCCGTCCTGGACGCCTTCGCGGCGGTGGGCGTCCCCGTCGACTTCGTCGACCAGGAGGTCCCCGCACTGTACGACCCGGCGTGTTACCTCCGGGCGTTGAACCCCGCTCACGACCTCGTCGTCTCGGGGACGGGGCGGAAGGTGAGCGGGAACGCCCAGTACCGCCAGCGCGACGCCGTGGTCCAGCACGGCTCGGTCACCTTCTCGACGCGTCCCGACAGCCACCTCGCGTCGTTCGTCGACAGCGGCGTGACGACGGCGGCGTTCACAGAGCGCGTGACGGGACTCGACGAACACACCGACGCCGCTCGGGCGGAGGTGGTCACGGCGTTCGAGGACGAACTGGCGGCGTGGTGTGACGCGAGCGAGGGGTCGTGGACCGACGACGAACTCGCGCTCGCACGCGAGCGAGTGGAAGACAAGTACGCCGCAGACGAGTGGGTGCGCCGGCAGTCGCGCGCGCGCTCCTGA
- a CDS encoding AIM24 family protein, producing MDLDQFISENAPQEGGEGFQLENSKLLDVSLDGTVMAKAGSMVAYTGDISFERKTEGGISGMLKKKVTGEGSVMMQASGTGHVYLADQGKEVQVLELDAGEELSVNGNDILAFESDVEWDIKMMDSVAGASTGGLFNVYLKGPGHVAITTHGKPIVVPTPVRTDPQATVAWSGNVSPGTKRDLNLKSFIGKSSGETYQLDFSQEGGFVIIQPFEERNPAQ from the coding sequence ATGGATCTCGATCAGTTCATCAGCGAGAACGCACCGCAAGAGGGAGGCGAAGGCTTCCAACTCGAAAATTCGAAGCTGCTCGACGTCTCGCTGGACGGAACCGTCATGGCGAAGGCCGGCTCGATGGTCGCGTACACGGGCGACATCTCGTTCGAGCGGAAGACCGAAGGCGGCATCTCGGGGATGCTGAAGAAGAAGGTAACCGGTGAAGGGAGTGTGATGATGCAAGCTTCGGGGACCGGTCACGTGTACCTCGCCGACCAGGGCAAGGAAGTGCAGGTACTCGAACTCGACGCCGGCGAGGAACTCAGTGTCAACGGGAACGACATCCTCGCCTTCGAGAGCGACGTGGAGTGGGACATCAAGATGATGGACAGCGTCGCCGGCGCGTCGACGGGTGGCCTGTTCAACGTCTACCTCAAGGGCCCGGGCCACGTCGCCATCACGACGCACGGCAAGCCCATCGTCGTGCCGACCCCGGTTCGAACGGACCCGCAGGCGACCGTCGCGTGGAGCGGTAACGTCTCGCCGGGGACGAAGCGCGACCTCAACCTCAAGAGCTTCATCGGGAAGTCCTCGGGCGAGACGTATCAGCTCGACTTCTCACAGGAGGGCGGATTCGTCATCATCCAGCCGTTCGAGGAGCGGAACCCCGCCCAGTGA